One genomic region from Spirosoma sp. KCTC 42546 encodes:
- the moeB gene encoding molybdopterin-synthase adenylyltransferase MoeB, with product MEATTLVPSEKQRYQKHLNLPEIGSVGQLRLKNARVLVVGAGGLGCPVLLYLTAAGVGTIGVIDPDVVDLSNLQRQVLYTTDEIGKPKAKIAVNHLNRLNSDITFDTYTMSLDISNARAIIEAYDIVVDCTDNFKVRYLVNDICVTLGKPFVYGAIHRFEGQVAVLNADLGDGRRGPTYRCLFPEYPNEIEIPNCNDTGVLGVLPGVIGTYQANEVIKLITGIGQSLNEHLLMVDLLTMVQQKIKNKRRADALELAKQGLAAAGLRPTLSESGPQKMSVQELAERMALGNDIFLLDVRERPEYDLCHLEGAVLIPVGMIPNNRKRIPTDRPVVIYCHHGIRSANVAQYLYAQGGLTNLYNLDGGINAWARDIEPEMAIY from the coding sequence ATGGAAGCAACAACGCTGGTACCTTCCGAAAAGCAACGCTATCAGAAGCACCTGAATCTCCCTGAAATTGGCTCTGTAGGCCAATTAAGGCTCAAAAACGCCCGTGTACTGGTTGTGGGCGCAGGTGGGCTGGGGTGCCCGGTATTGCTTTATCTGACAGCCGCTGGCGTTGGTACCATTGGCGTTATTGACCCCGATGTTGTTGATCTAAGCAATCTGCAACGTCAGGTACTTTATACAACCGATGAGATTGGCAAACCCAAGGCAAAAATCGCTGTTAATCACTTAAACCGGCTCAACTCCGATATCACCTTCGATACCTACACCATGTCGCTGGATATTAGCAACGCCCGCGCCATCATCGAAGCTTACGATATTGTCGTTGACTGCACCGACAATTTTAAGGTACGCTATTTAGTGAATGACATATGTGTCACGTTGGGAAAACCGTTTGTGTACGGTGCCATTCATCGTTTTGAAGGTCAGGTAGCAGTGCTGAACGCCGATCTCGGCGACGGCCGACGCGGCCCAACCTATCGGTGCCTGTTCCCTGAATATCCGAATGAAATTGAAATTCCGAATTGTAACGATACCGGCGTATTAGGCGTACTACCTGGCGTTATTGGTACCTATCAGGCCAATGAAGTCATCAAGCTCATTACAGGCATTGGCCAGTCGCTAAATGAACACCTGCTGATGGTTGATCTATTAACGATGGTCCAGCAGAAAATCAAAAACAAACGTCGGGCTGATGCCCTCGAACTTGCTAAACAAGGTTTAGCAGCAGCAGGATTGCGTCCTACACTCAGCGAATCAGGCCCACAGAAAATGTCGGTTCAGGAATTAGCAGAACGAATGGCGCTGGGTAACGATATTTTCCTGCTGGATGTTCGCGAACGGCCAGAATATGACCTATGCCACCTTGAAGGTGCGGTGTTGATTCCTGTCGGTATGATTCCGAACAACCGGAAGCGTATTCCAACCGATCGGCCGGTGGTTATTTATTGCCATCATGGTATCCGCTCAGCCAACGTGGCGCAGTATCTGTATGCACAGGGCGGCCTGACCAATCTGTATAACCTCGACGGTGGTATTAACGCCTGGGCACGCGACATTGAACCTGAAATGGCCATCTATTAG
- a CDS encoding lysylphosphatidylglycerol synthase transmembrane domain-containing protein encodes MNIKNILKYLVSLSIAGGLLWFTFQQSHLDAAGLWQKIKAADYRWVLLSAVFTIIAHWSRAERWRILLEPVVPQRPTSLDTTVSVLTGYLANMALPRAGEFVRCGTLYRLSGVPVNVSFGAVVAERLFDLLMLVLLLAATFILEFDRISQFFLDFLGGKMPKGSSGSGVLVLVGAVLLGLALLSWFLFNRYREALGRHPLYQKVSGFLKGLLDGLLSVRKIYRPGAFVFHTLLIWTMYYLMSYTLFFAMPATENLGPLAGLTILMVGTLGMAAPTPGGIGSFHLLVGQVALLYGLTSQDGQILATFIHGVSTIMIIILGILALLFVLLRRNKTTNLPDVLDDPKAVKLEP; translated from the coding sequence ATGAATATCAAGAATATTCTCAAATACCTTGTTTCCCTATCTATTGCCGGGGGATTACTTTGGTTTACATTTCAGCAAAGCCACCTTGATGCTGCCGGTTTGTGGCAAAAAATCAAAGCCGCCGATTATAGATGGGTGCTACTGTCGGCCGTTTTTACAATTATCGCCCACTGGAGTCGGGCCGAACGCTGGCGTATACTACTGGAACCTGTTGTTCCACAACGGCCTACTTCGCTCGATACAACGGTTAGCGTTCTAACCGGTTATCTGGCTAATATGGCCTTGCCCCGAGCTGGTGAATTTGTTCGCTGTGGTACACTTTACCGCCTGTCAGGCGTACCCGTCAATGTCAGTTTCGGTGCTGTAGTAGCCGAACGACTCTTCGATTTACTTATGCTGGTGTTGCTTCTGGCGGCCACATTCATACTGGAGTTTGATCGTATCAGTCAATTCTTTCTGGACTTTTTAGGCGGCAAGATGCCCAAAGGCTCCAGTGGCTCAGGGGTATTAGTACTGGTAGGCGCTGTACTGCTAGGGCTAGCGCTATTGAGTTGGTTTCTATTCAATCGTTACCGTGAAGCATTAGGTCGCCATCCATTGTATCAAAAGGTCAGCGGCTTTCTAAAAGGGCTACTGGATGGACTGCTTAGCGTTCGAAAAATATACAGACCAGGGGCATTTGTGTTTCACACGCTGCTTATCTGGACAATGTATTACCTGATGTCGTATACCTTGTTTTTTGCTATGCCCGCTACGGAAAACCTCGGCCCACTGGCTGGACTAACGATTCTAATGGTTGGCACATTGGGTATGGCAGCTCCTACGCCGGGCGGTATCGGTTCGTTTCACTTGCTGGTTGGGCAGGTCGCGTTGCTGTATGGTCTTACCAGCCAGGATGGGCAGATTCTGGCCACATTCATTCACGGTGTTTCTACAATTATGATTATCATTCTGGGAATTCTGGCTTTACTATTCGTGCTGCTCCGGCGCAATAAGACAACCAATTTACCCGATGTACTGGACGATCCTAAAGCCGTAAAACTGGAACCGTAA
- a CDS encoding type II toxin-antitoxin system RelE/ParE family toxin: MDGPNKFSVVLTEQADFDRDRIIDELIARKPTLGLQWLDAYEYTESLLANNPYIYQEHFLFVRRAHLRKFPYTIYYVIDEINAIILITAVLHQKQDPAIILERLNIEF, encoded by the coding sequence ATGGATGGTCCAAATAAATTTTCAGTTGTGTTAACTGAACAAGCCGACTTTGACCGTGACCGAATTATTGATGAATTAATCGCTCGTAAACCTACCCTAGGGCTTCAATGGCTGGATGCTTACGAGTATACGGAGTCTCTACTTGCCAATAATCCCTACATATATCAGGAGCATTTTCTGTTTGTCAGGAGAGCACATTTGCGAAAATTTCCTTACACAATTTACTATGTGATCGATGAAATTAACGCCATCATTTTAATAACGGCAGTCCTTCATCAGAAACAAGACCCTGCCATCATTCTTGAGCGGCTCAATATTGAGTTTTGA
- the rfaE2 gene encoding D-glycero-beta-D-manno-heptose 1-phosphate adenylyltransferase, which produces MTESKILTREEAIRQASQWRAEGQQIVFTNGCFDIVHLGHIDYLEKAHALGDRLILGLNTDASVSCIKGPLRPVVNEYARARLMAALEFIDAVVLFGEPTPLELIEAVQPDILVKGNDYSVATIVGADFVLGRGGRVETVELVPGYSTTKLIERIKQSY; this is translated from the coding sequence ATGACTGAATCCAAAATCCTCACCCGTGAAGAGGCCATCCGTCAGGCCAGCCAATGGCGCGCCGAAGGGCAGCAAATCGTTTTCACCAACGGTTGCTTCGATATCGTTCACCTAGGCCATATCGACTACCTCGAAAAAGCGCATGCCCTCGGCGATCGCTTGATTCTGGGCCTTAATACCGATGCGTCGGTGAGTTGTATCAAAGGTCCACTACGTCCTGTTGTGAACGAATACGCACGGGCGCGGCTTATGGCAGCCCTCGAATTCATCGATGCCGTTGTCTTATTCGGGGAACCCACCCCTCTCGAACTAATCGAAGCCGTGCAGCCAGATATTCTTGTCAAAGGAAATGATTATAGCGTCGCAACCATTGTCGGCGCTGATTTTGTGCTAGGCCGGGGTGGCCGTGTCGAAACGGTCGAACTTGTGCCGGGCTACTCCACAACCAAACTGATTGAACGAATCAAACAAAGTTACTAG
- a CDS encoding CotH kinase family protein → MRFYCLVLLLSVSLLNRPASAQTLTSSNLPILIINTNGQTILDEPKIVASLQIIDNGLGKRNNVTDKPAFISKIGIETRGATSQQLFPKKPYGIELRDTSGLNSVNASILGMPSESDWVLNATYNDKTLIRETLTYDLNRQLTKYYTPRYRYCEVILNGSYNGIYILFEKIKRDKNRVDVSNIKKTDVSGDALTGGYIFKIDKTEGSASRTWNSPYKSSGKTIPIQIDRPKIEDLAEEQFQYAKKFVTDFENTLAGPQYQDSTAGYRKYINDDSFVDYLLLTEVCKNVDGYRLSSFFYKDKDSKGGKLVMGPIWDYNLTYGNANYCNGNSYQDWAYNFNRVCSDDGYQIPFWWDRLLTDRRFANNVRIKYQALRKTVLKTERIQAYVDSVANVLTEARTRNFQRWPVIGVYVWPNGYVGQTYQQEVDYLKTWVKNRLEWMDTAIIPFGSEILATEPTDPFKLTISPNPSSGGDILVQYQLQQRANVRLTITDATGRAVHALAWPNQSAGDHQELLPARSLPSASGVYYLQLDADGKPVSRKIIRF, encoded by the coding sequence ATGCGATTTTACTGTCTGGTTTTACTTCTCAGCGTTAGTTTACTCAACCGTCCCGCATCTGCGCAAACGCTCACCTCATCCAACCTGCCTATTTTGATCATTAATACGAACGGGCAAACTATTCTGGACGAACCAAAGATTGTAGCCAGTCTTCAGATTATTGATAATGGCCTTGGTAAACGAAATAACGTGACCGACAAACCAGCATTCATCAGTAAGATTGGTATTGAAACGCGGGGAGCTACGTCGCAACAGTTGTTTCCTAAAAAGCCATACGGGATTGAATTGCGTGATACATCGGGGCTGAACTCAGTAAACGCGTCCATCCTGGGCATGCCCTCCGAATCAGATTGGGTTCTCAATGCCACCTATAACGACAAAACGCTGATTCGGGAAACGCTCACCTACGATCTGAATCGGCAACTCACTAAGTACTACACTCCTCGTTATCGCTACTGTGAGGTAATCCTGAACGGTAGCTACAACGGCATTTACATTCTGTTCGAGAAAATAAAGCGTGACAAAAACCGCGTTGACGTTTCCAATATCAAGAAAACCGATGTATCTGGCGATGCATTGACGGGTGGCTATATTTTCAAAATCGATAAAACAGAAGGCTCTGCTTCACGTACCTGGAATTCGCCCTACAAAAGCAGTGGAAAAACAATTCCGATTCAGATTGACCGACCCAAGATAGAAGACCTCGCCGAGGAGCAATTCCAGTATGCTAAAAAATTCGTAACAGATTTTGAGAATACACTTGCCGGGCCTCAGTACCAGGATTCCACGGCTGGTTATCGAAAATACATTAACGACGATTCTTTTGTAGACTACTTGTTGCTGACTGAAGTTTGTAAAAATGTGGATGGCTACCGACTTAGCTCGTTTTTCTACAAAGACAAGGATTCAAAGGGAGGCAAGTTAGTAATGGGTCCCATCTGGGATTATAACCTAACCTACGGCAATGCGAACTATTGCAACGGCAATTCGTATCAGGACTGGGCCTATAATTTCAACCGCGTCTGCTCGGACGATGGGTATCAGATACCCTTCTGGTGGGATCGTCTCCTCACCGACCGTCGATTTGCCAATAATGTGCGTATCAAATACCAGGCGCTTCGCAAGACAGTTCTGAAAACGGAGCGAATTCAAGCTTACGTCGATTCAGTAGCAAACGTGCTCACCGAAGCCCGCACCCGAAATTTCCAGCGCTGGCCGGTTATCGGTGTGTACGTCTGGCCAAATGGCTACGTAGGGCAAACCTACCAGCAGGAGGTCGACTATTTGAAAACGTGGGTTAAAAATCGTCTGGAGTGGATGGACACCGCCATTATACCTTTCGGCTCCGAAATCCTGGCCACCGAACCAACCGATCCGTTTAAACTGACTATTAGCCCAAATCCGTCATCGGGAGGTGACATCCTGGTACAATACCAATTACAACAACGCGCCAACGTTCGCCTAACCATAACTGATGCCACCGGACGAGCTGTGCATGCACTCGCCTGGCCAAACCAATCAGCAGGCGACCATCAGGAACTACTACCAGCCCGTTCGTTACCTAGCGCGTCGGGCGTATATTACCTCCAATTGGATGCGGATGGGAAACCCGTTAGCCGCAAGATCATACGATTTTAA
- a CDS encoding DUF1080 domain-containing protein produces MNNAHVTVSKPLTVGLLALAMTCTYNFTLASDNPGNTPATQLHELMPKKGKWETLFDGKTLTGWHTYLKAGQPIPEKWTVNDGAIHLTAGGAGDLVTDKEYGDFELELEWKIAEGGNSGIIYHVHEDPKYKATYQTGPEMQVLDNERHPDAKQGRDNNRTAGALYDLQKPVNLGAAKPAGEWNKARLVIKDGKAEQYLNGKKTAEYPTSGPEWDKMVSESKFKGWEGFGKYSTGHIALQDHGNKVWYRNIRIREL; encoded by the coding sequence ATGAACAATGCGCATGTTACGGTCAGCAAACCCCTGACTGTTGGTCTTTTGGCACTGGCTATGACCTGTACTTACAATTTTACACTGGCATCTGACAATCCCGGTAACACTCCTGCTACACAATTGCATGAGCTTATGCCGAAAAAAGGGAAATGGGAGACCTTGTTCGATGGCAAAACATTAACGGGTTGGCATACCTATTTAAAAGCGGGACAACCCATTCCAGAAAAATGGACCGTTAATGATGGTGCCATCCACCTGACAGCCGGTGGGGCAGGTGATCTGGTAACGGATAAAGAGTACGGTGATTTTGAGCTGGAACTGGAGTGGAAAATTGCGGAAGGTGGCAATAGCGGTATTATCTATCACGTCCACGAAGATCCTAAATACAAGGCGACTTATCAGACGGGCCCCGAAATGCAGGTTCTTGACAATGAGCGGCATCCCGATGCAAAGCAAGGTCGGGATAATAACCGGACAGCTGGCGCGCTATATGATTTACAAAAGCCGGTTAACCTGGGAGCCGCCAAACCCGCTGGTGAATGGAACAAAGCCCGTTTGGTTATCAAAGACGGTAAAGCGGAGCAATACCTGAATGGCAAGAAGACAGCCGAGTATCCAACCAGCGGACCCGAATGGGATAAAATGGTATCCGAGAGTAAATTTAAGGGGTGGGAAGGCTTTGGTAAATATTCGACTGGGCACATTGCCCTGCAAGATCACGGCAACAAAGTCTGGTATCGTAATATTCGGATTCGTGAGTTATAA
- a CDS encoding glycosyltransferase family 2 protein, which produces MKVAGFSFIRNAIQFDYPIVEAITSVLPLCDEFVIAVGDSDDDTLGLIKAIPSDKIRIIRSTWDDNAKAGGRVLALETDKALAAISPDADWAFYIQGDEVLHEQYIPVVKEAMQQYLTDKNVDGLLFKYLHFYGSYSYIGDSRRWYRREIRVIRNTGNVVSYKDAQGFRTKDNRKLKVKLIDAYIYHYGWVKPPETQKKRLRNANHFWNSSETIAQANAGVDTFEYSHIDSLAHFTGTHPAVMQARVDRLNWPFTFDTSQKRYSPRVRFLTFIEKLIGWRIGEYRNYKL; this is translated from the coding sequence ATGAAAGTAGCCGGATTCAGCTTTATCCGAAATGCCATTCAGTTCGATTACCCCATTGTAGAGGCTATTACATCAGTCTTGCCACTTTGTGATGAGTTTGTGATTGCCGTTGGCGATTCGGACGACGACACGCTGGGGTTAATTAAGGCCATTCCGTCTGATAAAATCCGAATTATACGTTCGACCTGGGATGATAACGCCAAAGCGGGTGGACGAGTCTTAGCCCTAGAAACCGACAAAGCTCTGGCGGCAATTTCACCAGACGCCGACTGGGCGTTTTATATTCAGGGAGATGAAGTATTGCATGAGCAATATATTCCGGTTGTGAAGGAAGCCATGCAGCAGTATTTAACCGACAAAAACGTTGACGGTTTACTGTTCAAGTACCTGCATTTTTACGGTTCATACAGCTACATCGGCGACTCCCGGCGGTGGTATCGGCGAGAAATTCGGGTGATTCGCAATACAGGGAATGTGGTTTCTTACAAAGATGCGCAGGGATTTCGGACAAAGGATAATCGTAAGTTGAAGGTCAAATTGATAGATGCCTACATCTACCATTACGGCTGGGTAAAGCCTCCCGAAACGCAGAAAAAACGGCTTCGAAACGCCAATCATTTCTGGAACAGCAGCGAAACCATTGCCCAGGCCAATGCCGGTGTCGACACATTTGAGTACAGCCACATCGACTCACTGGCCCACTTCACGGGTACGCACCCTGCCGTTATGCAAGCCCGCGTTGATCGGCTCAACTGGCCATTCACCTTCGATACCAGCCAGAAACGCTACTCGCCAAGAGTCCGGTTTCTAACATTCATCGAAAAGCTAATCGGCTGGCGGATTGGAGAATACAGGAATTACAAACTATAA
- a CDS encoding ThuA domain-containing protein: MKNLRLHSQALLLMGVLATAVSTPTNTVWAQTTAKRTASKPAMASADNPMALNRVLVFSRTKGFRHASIPVGKMAIMKLGQENGFGVDTTEDATKINEANLKRYSAVIFLSTTGNILDDVQQAAFERYIQAGGGFVGIHAAADTEYDWPWYNQLVGAYFLNHPKQQNAEIDIIDKSHPSTKMLPDVWKRWDEWYSYKSIQPDLKVLGKLDEKTYEGGKNGDNHPFIWHHDFDGGKAFYTGGGHTDESYSDPLFLQHILGGIKSVMATSLKFGQAKTQPFPEENRFEQQVLIQGMDEPTELVVLDNGKVLYTQRKGELTVYDPKKKSKKVVANFPVFSKFEYGLMGLNIDPNFKQNKWIYVYYSPSTGKTVADTAQHLSRFVYDDVKDTVLLNTEKVLLTIPVKRDGCCHTGGSIAWDRKGNLYLSAGDDTNPFNSDGYAPIDERAGRGGWDARLTSSNTNDLRGKIMRIHPEADGTYTIPEGNLFPKGTPKTRPEIYVMGNRNPYRISVDQRTGFLYWGEVGPDAGNNSTKYGPRGHDEMNQARKAGYFGWPLFVADNRPYNQRTFADSTTGPLFDPMKPINNSPHNTGLTELPPAQKAFIYYPYAESPEFGEIVGKGGRNAMGGPVYYYDDYPETAVKFPRHFDGKFFAYDWIRDWIHPVTMKENGDFVKMENFMPSTKFSHIIDMQFANDGSLYTIEYGQKWFGANADARLSRITYNAGNRKPVAVASSNKTVGAAPLVVKFDSKGSMDYDGDALKYEWSFGNGAPKQMTANPTVTFSKPGTYPATLKVTDAAGNVATKSMEIKVGNDEPKVEVAVAGNKTFYFADKPVKYAVKVVDKEDGTLQKGINADDVTMTIDYLEGFDKTMLAQGHQANLGTSTGKRLMELSDCKACHAIDQKSIGPAYIEVARKYKGAQVEGKLARKIISGGGGVWGEQAMSAHPQLKESEATDMVRYILSLADEKKANRQPIAGDYVPAQQKKDGSYILTASYTDRGNGIIGPLTGSTSLALRSPMVKAISADGKQDIFQYDIPTLGPAAIGTKSGSFLEFNDIDLTGIQALTPSVFASNDQVAGGKLEARLDSPTGTLLGEADVKQGTAGQVKLPFRQPVQGVHKLYLVFVNPSAGPKALFAVDKVQFSTQGM, translated from the coding sequence ATGAAAAACTTACGGCTTCACTCCCAGGCATTGTTGCTGATGGGCGTGCTGGCAACTGCCGTGTCTACGCCGACAAATACGGTCTGGGCACAAACAACGGCCAAACGAACAGCCAGTAAACCGGCTATGGCTTCGGCAGACAACCCTATGGCCCTGAACCGGGTATTGGTCTTTTCGAGAACGAAAGGGTTTCGGCATGCCTCTATCCCTGTTGGAAAGATGGCCATTATGAAACTCGGCCAGGAAAACGGGTTCGGCGTTGATACCACCGAAGATGCCACGAAAATTAATGAAGCAAACCTTAAACGCTACAGTGCGGTTATCTTCCTAAGCACTACGGGCAATATCCTCGACGATGTCCAGCAAGCCGCTTTTGAACGATACATTCAGGCAGGCGGTGGCTTTGTCGGTATTCACGCAGCCGCAGACACCGAATATGACTGGCCCTGGTACAACCAGTTGGTGGGTGCTTATTTCTTAAATCACCCGAAGCAGCAAAACGCCGAAATTGACATCATCGACAAAAGTCACCCATCAACTAAAATGCTGCCGGACGTATGGAAGCGCTGGGATGAGTGGTATAGCTACAAGAGTATCCAGCCTGATCTGAAAGTCCTGGGTAAACTGGATGAGAAAACCTACGAAGGAGGCAAAAACGGCGACAATCACCCCTTTATCTGGCATCACGATTTTGATGGTGGGAAGGCTTTTTACACCGGTGGTGGCCATACGGATGAGTCATACAGCGACCCACTCTTTTTGCAGCATATTCTGGGTGGTATCAAATCCGTAATGGCAACCAGCCTGAAATTTGGCCAGGCTAAAACGCAACCCTTTCCTGAGGAAAACCGCTTTGAGCAACAGGTGTTGATTCAGGGGATGGATGAACCAACGGAATTGGTTGTATTAGACAATGGCAAAGTACTGTATACGCAGCGCAAAGGTGAGCTGACGGTGTATGACCCCAAGAAGAAATCGAAAAAAGTAGTCGCTAATTTCCCGGTTTTCAGCAAGTTTGAATACGGCCTGATGGGTCTCAACATCGACCCAAACTTCAAGCAGAATAAGTGGATCTACGTCTATTACTCCCCATCAACCGGAAAAACCGTTGCCGATACAGCCCAACACTTATCGCGCTTTGTATATGATGATGTGAAGGATACCGTTCTGCTCAATACCGAAAAAGTACTGCTCACCATTCCTGTAAAGCGTGACGGTTGCTGCCATACAGGCGGTTCGATTGCCTGGGATCGGAAAGGCAATTTGTACCTCTCGGCAGGTGACGATACCAACCCATTTAACTCCGATGGCTATGCGCCTATCGACGAGCGGGCCGGTCGCGGTGGTTGGGATGCCCGGTTGACCTCAAGTAACACGAATGATTTGCGAGGTAAAATTATGCGGATTCATCCCGAAGCTGATGGCACATACACCATTCCCGAAGGAAACCTTTTCCCCAAAGGAACGCCAAAAACCCGGCCCGAGATTTACGTAATGGGTAACCGCAATCCGTATCGTATTTCGGTGGATCAGCGCACGGGGTTCCTGTACTGGGGCGAAGTTGGCCCGGATGCCGGTAACAACAGCACTAAATACGGCCCACGTGGTCACGACGAAATGAACCAGGCCCGCAAGGCAGGCTATTTTGGCTGGCCGTTGTTTGTGGCTGATAACCGTCCTTATAATCAGCGCACCTTTGCCGATAGCACAACGGGCCCTCTGTTTGATCCGATGAAACCGATCAACAATTCGCCCCACAATACCGGCCTGACCGAGTTGCCACCCGCTCAAAAAGCGTTTATCTATTACCCCTACGCAGAATCGCCGGAGTTTGGCGAAATTGTTGGCAAAGGCGGTCGTAATGCGATGGGTGGCCCCGTGTATTACTACGACGATTATCCGGAAACTGCGGTAAAATTTCCCCGTCATTTCGATGGCAAATTCTTTGCTTACGACTGGATTCGCGACTGGATTCATCCGGTTACGATGAAAGAGAACGGCGATTTCGTGAAGATGGAGAACTTCATGCCCAGCACAAAGTTTTCACACATCATCGATATGCAGTTTGCCAATGACGGCTCACTCTATACGATTGAATACGGCCAGAAATGGTTCGGCGCCAATGCCGACGCCCGCCTGTCTCGCATTACCTACAACGCCGGTAACCGTAAGCCGGTTGCGGTGGCTAGCTCGAACAAAACAGTTGGTGCTGCTCCGTTAGTGGTGAAGTTCGATTCGAAAGGATCCATGGATTATGACGGCGATGCGCTGAAATATGAGTGGTCATTTGGAAATGGTGCGCCAAAGCAAATGACGGCTAACCCAACGGTTACGTTTAGCAAACCCGGAACCTATCCGGCTACCCTGAAAGTGACCGATGCTGCTGGAAACGTAGCCACGAAGTCAATGGAAATAAAGGTCGGAAACGACGAACCTAAAGTAGAAGTCGCCGTTGCCGGAAACAAGACCTTCTATTTCGCTGACAAACCGGTGAAGTATGCAGTAAAAGTGGTTGATAAAGAAGACGGAACCCTTCAAAAAGGAATCAATGCCGACGATGTTACGATGACAATTGACTACCTGGAAGGCTTCGATAAAACGATGCTGGCACAGGGGCACCAGGCTAATCTGGGCACGTCTACAGGCAAGCGGCTGATGGAGTTAAGCGACTGCAAAGCCTGCCATGCTATTGACCAGAAGTCGATTGGACCCGCTTACATCGAAGTGGCCAGGAAATACAAAGGTGCTCAGGTTGAAGGAAAACTGGCGCGGAAGATTATTTCTGGTGGTGGCGGTGTTTGGGGCGAACAAGCCATGAGCGCTCACCCACAGTTGAAAGAAAGCGAAGCCACGGATATGGTTCGCTACATCCTCTCCCTGGCCGATGAGAAAAAGGCAAATCGTCAACCTATTGCAGGCGATTACGTACCCGCACAGCAGAAAAAAGACGGTTCCTACATCCTGACGGCCAGCTATACCGATCGGGGTAACGGTATTATCGGGCCCCTCACAGGCTCAACGTCGTTGGCATTGCGGTCGCCAATGGTAAAAGCGATTTCAGCAGATGGTAAGCAGGATATTTTCCAGTACGATATTCCAACGCTGGGCCCAGCGGCTATCGGTACCAAATCGGGTAGTTTTCTGGAATTTAACGACATTGACTTAACTGGTATTCAGGCGCTTACACCTTCCGTATTTGCCTCAAATGATCAGGTTGCTGGCGGTAAACTCGAAGCAAGACTTGACTCCCCTACGGGCACGTTACTAGGCGAAGCCGATGTAAAACAAGGAACAGCGGGCCAGGTTAAACTTCCCTTCCGGCAGCCGGTTCAGGGAGTACATAAACTATACCTCGTATTTGTAAACCCAAGTGCCGGCCCAAAAGCACTGTTTGCGGTCGATAAAGTACAGTTCAGCACGCAGGGTATGTAA
- a CDS encoding hydroxypyruvate isomerase family protein, whose protein sequence is MKSSSRRTALKTLTGSALALPALTNSFASSMTQSEQAASLLKGRINHAVCRWCYSKISLDDLCKAAKDMGITGIDLTGPAEWPTLKKYGLTCSMAQGAGKGIPDGFNDPKFHDELVASYEAIFPKMKEAGLTQVICFSGNRRGMSNEQGMENCAVGLKRLMPSAEKYGITMIMELLNSKVDHKDYMCDHSAWGVELCKKVGSDNFKLLYDIYHMQIMEGDIIRTIRADNKYFGHYHTGGNPGRNEIDETQELYYPAIMKAIVDTGFKGFVAQEFIPKRDPLTSLKEAVVLCDV, encoded by the coding sequence ATGAAATCATCCTCCCGCCGAACGGCCCTTAAAACGTTAACAGGCAGTGCATTGGCACTCCCTGCTCTGACTAATTCCTTTGCCAGCTCTATGACTCAATCTGAACAAGCTGCCTCACTATTAAAAGGACGTATCAATCACGCGGTTTGCCGGTGGTGTTACAGTAAAATTTCGCTGGATGACCTATGCAAAGCTGCTAAGGACATGGGTATCACAGGCATTGACTTGACCGGTCCAGCCGAGTGGCCTACCCTGAAAAAATATGGCCTGACCTGTTCGATGGCCCAGGGTGCCGGGAAAGGTATTCCTGATGGGTTTAACGACCCGAAGTTTCACGACGAACTGGTTGCCAGTTACGAGGCTATCTTTCCGAAAATGAAAGAAGCGGGCCTGACGCAAGTTATCTGTTTTTCGGGTAACCGCCGGGGCATGAGCAACGAGCAGGGCATGGAAAATTGTGCGGTTGGCCTAAAACGCCTGATGCCTAGTGCCGAAAAGTACGGTATCACGATGATTATGGAACTGCTCAACAGCAAAGTAGATCATAAAGATTACATGTGCGATCACTCCGCCTGGGGTGTAGAGCTTTGCAAAAAAGTAGGCTCTGATAACTTCAAACTGCTGTACGATATCTATCACATGCAGATCATGGAGGGCGACATTATCCGTACGATCCGTGCCGATAATAAATACTTTGGCCACTACCATACAGGCGGCAATCCGGGGCGGAATGAAATCGACGAAACCCAGGAACTCTATTACCCAGCCATTATGAAAGCCATTGTCGACACGGGTTTCAAAGGCTTTGTCGCCCAGGAGTTCATTCCCAAACGTGATCCACTAACAAGCCTGAAAGAAGCGGTGGTTTTGTGTGATGTTTAA